TGAAGGTAAGTCAAATTAAGAGCTCCATTGTCTAACTAAACAGGTCCTGCTCTCTCAAACAGTTGGCCAGCACTCTTTGGCTCACGATGCATTTGGTGGCCTCTACTCTGTCCTCATGACAGCATAAGAACTAACCAATCTAACCTGTCTACTCCTTCAGCATGGCCCCGATCTCAGCTGTGTTGAATGGGTTAAAGGAAGCAGGCATAGTGGCAGAACTTTCTTTCTCAAAGAGACTCCAAGCCCATTTTGAAGATGGCTGTGCATTCGACCTTGCTAGGAAATAGCAAATGCTGAAGACTGTTCAGTTATTTATGGAAAAAATGTCTGCCATCCACGCTCTTTGTTTGCTTAATGATGCCTCCAGCTTGCATGTTTCCAGAGAGGATACAAAGTGGATGACTATCCATCTGATTGGTAAGGAAATATTTTATGAGATACTGAAAATTGAGTCAACACCCAAGGAGAAAGAACAGATTATGATGCAATTATTAATGAACATCAAAAACAGGTTTCAAGAAAATGGGGACACTTTTGGGACCACTTTGGGGATGATGTTAATTGTTGAATATGACCCATCAGGACCAAAACAAACATGATACAGAGAAATCTCATcttttggaatttctgttttaaaaaccatTGGatcctcttttctttctctgtctctcactgATGTTGGAAGACACAAATTGAAAGAACACTAGATCTATCTGGGGAAATTAGCTTTAATAGGAACAAGGGAAATCTTTTGCTAGATCTCTTTTTCCTCCCCAGCACAATGTAAGATAGATAAATAGTAAAGTTTTGGGGAACTGCCTGGCAAAGGGGATTGCGAAGTGGGCTACAGAACCTTTCACATCTGGAATATCTCTTCAAATTTCAGCCACATTCGTAGTGACTGATAGTTATGGCAATCTGCTGGCTTTTGGTGGCCTGTGTTGAAATCCAGTTTTGGGTTCAATCCCTTGCTAGGCTAGGCCAAGAGCTGAATGGACCTGGAGACTAAGCTCAGCTTCCCACCAGCTCCAGTTTAAGGGGGAAACAGGGGAATGCTTGTGCTGTCACACGACATGCTGTCACAGCTCGTGCAATTCAACATCCAGGGCAGCCAGACTAGCATGATGTTTACAAAAAGAACCAGAAGTTGGGTTTTACTCTGTTGTTGGCTCAGCACGTCCCTGCTCAGTAACCACCACTATCGACCCATGGGAAACAAAACTCGATGTAAAAACATGTGAACAGTTATTGACAACACACTGATAGTGTCCTGATGAGTTGTGGTGTTGAAGGTAGGTTTGCTCAGGTTTCTGTCTTTGGGAAATAATGTTGAGCCCTTGTGATCATTTAATGTATAAAGCAGACGAAGTCTGAAAATGCTGACTGAACAGCATGCATGAAGCGCTTTGGGATGAAACATAAGTTAGTACAACAAAGGCTATGGGTGCAACAAGTGCAACTGACGAGCTAACTTTTGTCCTCAACTGTGTACCCAGCTTTAACTACCCCCCATGCAAGGGCTGTACTTAGCTCCACATAAGGGGCCCAACAAATCATCGGTGAAGGGCTCATAACGATGAACtgtaaaaggggtgggggaagttttACTTCATGATACAAACGGGAGGCATGAAAAGTTAGGAGTTCTTggtaaggtaaaaaaaaaaagaaaatcagccagaACAGGGCTATCCAGTCTCATCTTCCTGATTCTTCTGGAAGAGTTTATGTCCCTGGGTGCTGTCTTAGCCCTTAATAGAAGGGGGAGAGGTGTTGAATGTTTAGCTACAGATCTCTATCTACAGGGCCTTTAAGTGGGTTGATATCAACCAGCTCCCAGGTGGTTGGGCAGTCTGAATAagagtcacttcctctctcagtCGTTCTATCTGTACTTAATATCTATGATGTACTACTCCCGGTGGTTGACCACATCTTCCAAGAAAGATAATGTAGAGAAGGGATAAGATTTCCCAGAaggcacctaaatgacttaggagtgTAAGTACCCTTTGAAAGAGCACCTAAGACCTAATTTCTAGTGGGGAGAAAAATGAACCCAGTTCAGGCCTTCCTTATATATCAGCACACACATGGCCTAAACCTGTTCATTTCTCCTTTTTGGATCATGTTAAAGAAAATGGGTTAGAGGGAAGAAGTGTTTAAATTCTTTAAGGCAAAGAACATTATCTGAACACTGGTTTGTAGTGCTGCGCTATGACAAAATGTGGCAGATGTGGAGCAGATAAGAATAGTGATGTGTAATAGTTTTATGAATACTATATGGGACCTGCTTAGTGAGATGAAGTTAGTGTATGATGGGTTATTACACTTTCCTACATGAATATCCTGATCTAGCTTTACAAGAAGGCTGTTGGAAAAACAGGCAGGAAAGCAACACATGAGCTATAGATAAGTAACCTTCCAACACACTCTTGGGGACAATTACAGGACAGGCCTagggccaggctccagcccaaagtGACAGATGTTTTGCCAAGGATGCCTAGAGGCCAAAGGGACACAACAGCTAAAGGGAGGGAGAGTTAGGAGTGTGCTGTTTCTGGGAAGAACACACTAAGAGGAACCAGACACACAGGCCTTGCACAAATGTCTGAAGCAGTTTCCAGGGGCTGGTAAGCTTTGAGACAGTTACACATGCTTATAGTTTTAAGACCTATTTCCACTGAATTTCTTTggttctaaataaatactttgctttaAAGAGTTTCTGGTTACTAGATACTACGGTCATAGGTGCCAGCAGGAAATGAACTGCAGACCTGTTGAAGTAATCACCCTTAGTACTtgaggactcagagtagcagccgtgttagtctgtattcgcaaaaagaaaaggagtacttgtggcaccttagagactaacaaatttattagagcataagctttcgtgagcatccgatgaagtgagctgtagctcacgaaagcttatgctctaataaatttgttagtctctaaggtgccacaagtcctccttttctttttgcgaattcttGATATGACAGAGAAAGCTGAATGGGATAAATCTGGACTCTTCTTCCAGGTTAAATTAGTGAGGAAAATAAACTGATTAGGGGATTCTCTTCCCCTCTGAAATTCATTCATCTCCTTTAGGCGGCCTTAAAAGGTCTTTTCCTAGTACATTAGGTAGATACCCCCACGCAGTTACATTTCCCACAAATGCAGAGAGAGGCCATTCACCCAAGTTTCAGCACTTTTAATATCCTTGGTTTCAGATGGTACAGGACAGTGTCAGTCTTAGTAAGAACTACACCAAGGGCTGTCTCGCACAACTGTTAAAATGTAAATAAGAGGGATTCTAATCTACCCATTTACAAATGCTGATCTCAGTCTGTGCAAACACTTGGAAAACTACCTTAAACTTACTAAGTACCTGTGAAAGGTGCTGCTGGGGGACAGAAGTGACAACTCAGGACAGAAGTCCTTGTTAGCTACAGCAGAGGTATAGAGTGAACAGTAACCTGCAAGCTACCCCTTCTCATTGCCCTGCCAGCATGCATGTAGCTTGATGAAACATGGTTAGGACAGAGAGTAATTTAGCCCCCATATCGAATAGGGAGGTGTTAATTCAACTGCTGGCCTTGCAACTTAGACTTGCAGAGAGGTGATTGGCTGATATAGATACCTAACCAGTAATATTAACTAATTTCACATAGGCCCTGAATAGCTCTCAGATACTCATGACAGGCTGGAATTAAGCTGAGTTTCTCATCTTTTATTTTACTAACACCATTTCTTGACAGCTTTACCTCAGACACCATTTTGTTTCACAGTTCTCCTTTTGCTCTGGTTtagtctctttccccccccccactcacaagCCCATCTTCTTTAATTAGAGATTTCCCTCTCAATAGTGTGATcagatacaaaataaaaatactgtacacTTTTAATTTTAAGTCTCATTTTCTGAAAAGGAATTCTAGGATACAGTGTTCTACACCCAGCAAGCTTTCAGCAAAAGGTAAGaggatctcagctggtgtaaaaatatattttaaataaaatagagtTTCTATAGGAGAGCAAACTAGGGTGAACATTTCTAATTCTTTAGAATATTTTACAGGAGCCAGAGGCCCAGTTGTACAATCTACACCCTAAAAAAAAGTTCACTAACAGTCATGCTTCAGCAGATGAGGGCAAGTCTACAAAGCAAAgaattggatgcattcggtgcatGAACAAAAGtcatgtattttaaatgtaagAAAATGTAACCTTCCAAAAATTAAGCCAGCCAACTGGTTAAGGCAAGAAGCAGATTTAATGCAATGCAGTTCTAGCCTTGCTCATGTGGGCCTGGCTCCTGTAACtcacccataaaaaaaaaaacaaactaatgcTACTTTCACTTGTTGGTTCTGCTGAGCAACTGGGTAAGTCACAGCTTCAGTTGCATTGGTTTCGGCCTAAATTGAGGAAACTGCTGCAGTTGAATGTTGGACAGCTTATCCAATGGAGAGGACACAGTCACAAGATCTCCCACACATTTGTAAGAAAGGGTAAGTCTGCATCCTTCAAATGCTCAGCACGTCATCCGAGGCATTCAGGCCTTCATTTAAGGGAGACACTGTAAAGTACCCAGTTTATCATGTGTTCTAGGACAAGGCCAGATTTGAACCAGAGAGTTTCCCCAAGAAGGCTGCATGCCCACAGATGGCTGTAGGGGAAACTGAATGGGTAGCTTCAGTCTCTACCTCTCAACTGGAAAAGCAAGAGGGGTGTTAAAGGAAAATAAGGGAGCTCCTGAGTTCTAGATCTTGAAAGCTATTTGGGCTTCTAACTTCCACCGAAATCAGTGCAAGTCAGCAGCCTAAATAACTTTCAGGACCTGGGCTTGTGTGTTCAGGTCCCACAGGAACTGGGTCCAGCAGATGCACCCAGTATGAAGATGTTACATACATTATCCTGGCAGCTGGCTGTGCAGACTGCACACGGAGTGTGAGCAGTTCCTGAAGCGCATGGCAGCCTGGAATGGTAAAAAGCTAGTGACTAGCGTGAAAGCCAAGAGTATTTGGGCCATATCTGAAAGGTGACAGATTCAGAGAGAGGAAAGTGAACGTATAGTTTTCACACTACACACCATTCCCGCCTCACTCCGCGGACAGCACTCGAGAGTATGCAGATACCTCGCACTGACACAATTTAGATATGCAGAAGGCAAATGTCTAATGCATCTTAGTCCAAGAAGTATGCTTCAGAGAGCAGAACAGTGTAACAATGTTAGTCTACAACAGGTACCATTCTTTGTGTATATGGTTCCTTTAATTAGTAGGGAATGCTTATAAATAATTATGGAGACAAGaggggtgaggtaatgtctttcattggattaacttctgttggtgagacaagctttcaagcttaccaAGACCCGAGGAAAAGCTCcgcgtaagctcaaaagcttgtgtctctccccaacagaagttggttcaataaaagatattacctcccccaccttgtctcctgggaccaacacagttacaaccTGCATATAATTATGTTCAATTATTTCCATAGCATACTCATTACACAATCCCTTGTACTTTAAAGCAGTTAGCACTGCACCAGACCACCTTCAAAGGTGTTTAACATGGACTCCCTTACAGCAATGAGTATTGCATTAATTCTCAACACCATTAACatggtttattaattattattattattattatacacttcactccatgtcATTGTCAACGCTAACTCCTCTATTCCTACCCTAATTCTGCACTAGCACAATGCTGCAGTGTTTAGGTTCCACGCACTAAGTGGGATGGGGACTGAATCAGGTTTTCAAttaaaagtttttatttaatGAGCATTTCCGATCTTGGTTAGTAGGAAGAGgctttaacaccccccccccaaaaaacaacaaccccccccccaccttttaaAACTTTGGACCGAACCTACCCAGTCATGTCCTTTTAAGGGGATCGAAGATTTGTTTTCTGTTCAGACATGGCTAAAACTGAACACAATCTCCAATGAGAAAATAATGTATGAAGTGGGACTTAGATAAGACAGGAAGGCAAAATGGTGATTAAAATCTGCCTATCACTAGCTAACTAATGCAGTAAAATGCTGTTAAATACTGTAGATTCCCCATTAGCTGGCAGCCAGCTTTATGAAACGCTCTGAAAATAACTTCTAGCTGAGCCTTATTTGGACTTGGTATTTAGTGTAGAATGTAACATTCCGCTTGAGTCCTGACACTTGTGCCTGGTCATTCAGAAGTGGGGCCGGTTGCTGTGAGGTTGATCCACTTGTCCCAATCCTCACTTGCCCCTTTTGCTACGGCCTCTCCTAGAAGGAGGCTTTCCCATGCCCCCCGCTGGCGAGCTTGCAGAAGATGCCACTGCAATGTTGatctgtccttcctgaatttCCTGCCTGGTCTCAGCTGGGAGGTGGTTGATTTTCTGTTGTGTTTCTAAGTAGAACATGACATCCCGCAGCTGCTCCTGTATCTCTGTGATTTGCAGGTCCTTCTGCTCACAAGTTTCCTTTAgaaccttctcttcctcctttagTTTGTTCTGCAGCAAGGCCTGATTTGCTCGCAAACATTTGTTCATTTCCTGTTCCTCCTTTAGCTCATTGGAGAGTTTGGCCACCTTGTTATTCAGCTGAACGCACCTTACACACAACAGACaagaaggaaaaagcaaatgagaCATTGCAGCCACAGTGGCCTACTTATCAGAGGAGTTAAGCTATCAGGAGGGTTAAGTCAGACAAAGTTTATAGAATCACTGAAGTGTAAGGCTGGAAGAGACCCCAATaggtcaagtccagccccctgtgctgaggcaagaccaagtaaacctaaaccatccctgacaggtgtttgtccaacctgttcttaaaaacctccagtgatagggtttcctcaacctcccttggaagctgtTCAAGAGCTTAATTAcacttagagttagaaagtttcttCTTACTATCTAACTGAAATCTCTCTTGCTACAAataaagcccattacttcttgtcctacactCAGTGGACacagaaaacaattgatcactgtcctctttataaacaGCCCTTAACAGATTTGAAGACACAGTAATCAGGTCCCCCTTCAATCTTTTCTCACAACTAAACGTGCTGTTTGTTTAACCTTTCTTCACAGGTCgggctttctaaaccttttctcatttttgttgctctcctctggacgctttccaatttgtccacatctttcctaaagtgcggtgcccaaaactggacacagtgccagctgaggatccctcatcagtgctgagtggAACAGGGCAATtgtctcccatgtcttacatatggcaCTCTTGTTAATACTCTCCCAAATATTAGTCTTTTTCGCAGCTGCACATTATTGCCTCTTATTCCAtctatgatccactataaccccccacATCCTGTTCAGCAGtgctactgcctagccagttattccccattttgtagctgtggaTTTGAGTCTTCCTTCTTAAGTAaagcactttgcacttgtttttaattgcatttcatcttgttgatttcagaccaattgtccaatttatcaagatcattttgaattctaatcctgtcccttgaagtgcttgcaacccctcccagcttgaggtcatctgcaaattttataagcatactctccatgccattatctaaatgatTAATGACAATATTGAATAGTAAAGCAGCAGGAGCATTAATGTGTCAGGATTCCTTGCCCTTGATTTCTCAATGGCAGGAAAATACTCTTTTGGGTTAAAACTGAGATCTAGGCATTGGCTAGATGGAAGAATCAGCTGGTGGTTGATTGCACCAAGATGCAAGGACAACAAGCTACGGTGTAGAAGGACAATAGAACCTTCACAGGTTAACAGTCATCCCTTATCACATAGGTTTCCAGTCCAGCCTGTGGTTTACTGGCAATGTTGTGTCATCCATTTGCCTACAAACATGTTCCACTCGCAGTATGGTACAGTGGCTGGAGCAGACTCCAGCTTTACTACGGACTTTCTGGATGATCACGGGATAGTCACCACCTTTGTGCCCCAATGTAATCAGTGTGTATGCTAGGGATAACGCTTGCCGAACTTCCAGGATAGTGTGTAAAGCACCATGGAGAACAGGTACTGTACCAGAGTGCTAGGGATTGTTACAAAGACACACACTATGTTAGGCATCTTTAATTTAGGTGCTTCCAAGTTGGTTTTATTCATGGGGAATACCTCCTTCCAGCTGCATTCCTTCTGACTACACAGCTGACTGGCTTCCACTTCTGAGTGGCCAAGGAAGGAGAAAGATTTAATGAACACTAACCAAGCAAACTATGTGGAAAGAGCGGAAGCTCAAAAGTTGCATTCCATGCTACAGCCATTTTAAATACGTACGACACCCACAGAGGTGGGACATTGGATTTTTAAAGTCAGGGTCCTTACCATACCAGTTGAGAGTATTAAATATTCATATTCAAGAAGTACTGAGAACCTGATGAAGAGGGTTTTAAAAAGTCAGATCCAATTTGAGTCTTAAAGTAGTGTGTATAAAAAACAGAGCTAGGCAACTTGTTAAAAATCTGCTTTTAGAGACACAAACATACTTCCGTTCCACAGATTGTTTCTCTTTAAGTAAGTTGTTCAGCCTGTGCTCCAAATTATCACATTTCTCAATGGTCTCTTTAAATTTAGTCTTCATGTTGTTAATctgcaaaaacaaacagacatttCGAACAGGTCAAAGTCCTGTGCACTTTCATTATGACAGTCACGTTTTCTGGAGCATTTTCTAGACGTCGACCAATTACTGAATCAGGTGAGCAACTATTCAAAAGAgtgaaagcagcagaaaaaaaatccccccctttaaaaaaaaaaaaaaaagaaatccctaTAAATGCTGCTTgccaaaaaagaagaagaattaacAGAAACACTGACAGGAGGATAATTGTTATGGAATCTGCTTGTTGAGAAGTGCAACTAAGCTTGTAAAGATGGCGTGGAGAAGACCTTAGTGGACACTAAATAAGCCTGTAGCAAAGCCCTAATTTGCTGCCCTCTTTTTCTGAAGTTTAAATTTAGAGAGAGAGTTAGTTTAGCAATTCACACTCAGATGCTGTCTTCACTTCAGTATTTACTAAGCAGCAGCAGACCTATGTcatatgacaaaaagaaaaggagtacttgtggcaccttagagactaacaaatttattagagcataagctttcgtgagctacagctcacttcatcggatgaagtgagctgtagctcacgaaagcttatgctctaataaatttgttagtctctaaggtgccacaagtactccttttctttttgcgaatacagactaacacggctgctactctgaaacctgtcatatgacAGTGACCTATTGACATTATCTCTCAGTCATGCacaatgcaaatgaaaaaagttgcGTATGTCTGGGTATGCGTCCTGTTCCAATGTAGCATACAACTAGGCACCATTGCTTCGCTTAAAGAGAGCCACGCTCCATTACGTGATCTGTGGACTAAATATGACatatgaaaaaacagaaaaaaacaaacaaggaatgTCTTTGTATCCTAACCCAGTGAATATAATGATGCCTcaaagaggggaaagagagatgtCATTCAATATCTAATAAATAAAACTTTCACATACTGGCAACACGGATTGAAATGGACACTGGTTTTTTGAAGCAGCAGCCTTGACAAGTTTAAAAGCCACCAcacacactgatttcaatggagccactGTGAAAGCAGGTCAGGTTTTATGCTTTCCAGACTTACAGTTTAATGTTTATGCAACTTCTGGTTAATTCTGGGAGGCACACTTGCCAGTGGAAAGTGGAATATTTTGTACAGTCAATTCAAAAGGCCCTTATAAGGACAGAGTTCCATGAACAATTACAGGGATCTTTAGAAGAAGAAGCAGTCTTCAGAATATATGTTCTagttattttagtttaaaactaGAGTTGTATCTACTGTGTTTGCAGCTATTTCAAAGAGGATTTTAACTATACaactttctttttacagatagaCACACAGATAAGGTTCTTCAGCCATTTCTTATTGAAAATCAAGTTTTCGGGACCCACTACACATAgctaattttaaatgaattctttacatgTTTATGGAGTGGCTTAACTGCAGATACAGTGCATGATTAATTTGAAGCCACAAAGTTTATGTAATCTTTTACAGCATGGAGACAAGGTTCAGTTGAGGATTTATTCAAGAACTTTGACTCACTTAAAGCACAAACACCAATCGGATCTGCACAGATTACGGATATTTTTTATATTCTCCAATTTCACTAAGCTTCTCTGTACCTTTCTGCCCAAGACATTTTGGATCAGTCCTGCCCAAAGAACACTCCACAAATCATAgaactttaaacacacacatcttTCTGGGGATGTGCGGAGCAGAGATTATTTCTGCTTTCTTCAGTGGAACAGGTTAATGTCACTCTATGCTACACTAGCCCTCACTAGTCTTTTGTGACATTTCCAAGATTTTCATTTCAGAACTTCCTAACATTTCCACTAGTTCCATAGGTTTCAAAGCCACCAAATTTAAGTCAGGCTTCAATCTGGGTGATGATTTACCTCCTTCTGCACAGCTCATCAGCAATTTTCTGAGTCAGTGCACAAGACAGGGGAGGGATCTCGGCACTAATTCCCctctaaagaagaaaaggagctcTCCTTCATATGGCAACGTAATTCCCGGATACTAAAACTGCACagtaatggcctgattttcagaagtgctgagcaaccacAACTCCCATTAGAGCCAATGGGATCTGGGGGAGTTCAGCACATTGAGAATCAGGCCAAGTGTTCAATTAACAAGactagggaaggaaaaaaagcttACTTCTTCAGCTGTATCCTTTTCTATTCGGACTATCTTGTTTTCCCAGTAGATGCGCTGAGATTCCAGCTGGCTTGTAAGCAAATACGAGTACTACAATCATAcaagaaatgcaaaaataaatagttaGGGCAGGTTACCACCGTTTCGCAGATGCCAATAAACCCAAAGGGTTTCAAAAATCTAATACAATTACATTGTGCAGAAGCAGCACTCTAAACTTTTCACAGAAGGATACAAACTGCAGATGCAGTGCacagacaatgaaaaaaaatcaaattaattgcAAAATCTTTACTGCATGCTCGTGGGGTTCCCCTTGTGAGTTTTAATTGGGCCATTGCTAGCGTCACAATAGTACGTGATTTATAATGAGGGAAAAGGACAATACAAGCACCCTAGAAAAAAGTGCAAGTCCCCTTCAGCTTTTACTTCAACGAGAACATGAAGTTATCAGTCACACCTGCTATCTGCATTTGATCTACTGAAGGATCTCAAGTCAGTCACTTGTTTCCATTTTCAGGTGGTTTTCCTCTACAACTGAACAGGCTTCTAAAATCCTTAAGAAGAGGGATTAGGTGCAAATCTCATGTGATCTGCACCTTGGGAGAAAGAATGGATCTTCAGCTGTGGATAACTATCCTCAGTATTTTGTGCTTTCTTCTGACCAGGAATGCTCATTACCAATgctatttttgtgtttaaacaagGACTTATTGCTTTACATCCCATCTTTTCCCATTTGATCTTCTAGTAAATTTATAATGAGGATTTGGGAAAATAAGATTGTTAGTGTacagttaaacaaattaaaaccAGATTAGGACTTCAATGCAGGTTTAAGCAGGAAGACAAAGCCCTTAAACATTTTCAGTAGACACTCCAAATAGCTAGTCAAGTAAACTTTTTCTACAAATGTTTGATCTAGTTTGCTCTACCAGCaaagtgttcatttaaaaatcctACGTTAATAGTTGATAGTTTGTATGCTGAATTTGAACCCAAGGCCAATTAAGATGGCAGAATTCAagttctcagaaaaaaaataaggttATAGTGATTTAGCCATCAAGTAAGGTTTCGCACGGAAAATAATGCCACCACGGGGTCCTAGAACTTAGATTCTAGATCAAGCATGCTTAGCTTACTTCTATCTGCCCACAAACTCACCACGGGTTCCTGAAGTCAAACTAGGAGTCTTCCCTTCTCTTGTATCATCACCAGTAAGGAAGGTTCCACTGGCAAGAATGGGCTATCAGTAACACCTTTGCAACTCCACtgagtttgcacaggtgtaactgactgAACTTTATGACCTTTCAGTTGACGATGCACAGaaaggaacagaatccagctaaCTCTTCGCTGTTGGCTCTGCAGAGCCAAAAGGAGTAAAAAGCAGTAAACCATATGCCATTTTTAGTCACATTTAGCGTTGATGCACGTTACATATAGCAGCACAAAGTCGTATCTGAAGAAAGCTAAATATTTACCTCTAACTGTAAGGAATCGATTTTTTCGTCCTGACACAAATCCCCCTCACACTCATATTGAACTATCTTCCCGTCAGTTTTACTTGCAACCAGTCGATGGACATAATTATCTAAAGAGAGAAAAGCAACCAAACCAAGGGTAGTTTCAATTTGAGAAAACCCAGGTGTTATAATTTGACTGGAACCCTGGGAAATACTTTAcacagcacaattaatcatgcAGCTTGATGCCACAGAGTAATACTGAGGAAAAGAGATTAGTAATTACTTAATGTATTCCACGTTTAATAGAACCTGCATTGACACTAGCTAAGATAGTTACAAAAGCTCAGTCATGCTTCAGGACAACTTGATCAGGAGACAGGCCTCTCCATTCCACCAATGCTACAGGGCTGCCTCGTGGCATTATGGGTTTATGGCCTTCCACTGAAGCATATGGCATGGCTTTACTAGAGAAAAGAGATGGTCCCAGAAGATGGGACATTAACACTGCAAAAACTCCCTTCAAATCTTCATGTTAACTTTATTACTAGGACGGTGTTAAAAATGCCACTGCAGAAAGATTCTAAGAACTATGTCCAAGCAAGCAAGGTTACCGTTAAGAGCAGAAGGGAGAGGTTTACCTCCAGCATAGTCCCAAACTCTGTGATTGGTTAACTGCATTGCATAAGTGTGCTGAGTCTCCTCAAAGTGTTTGTAAGCATGCCGGCTCACGTAACGGCCGCATCCAATGTGCCCACATATCAAACAAATCCAAAGGTTCTGTCAACAGAAGCAGAGAGATTTTGCACATGTTTAAGAGTAAAATTTGTTAATGTGAAAAAGGGCTAGTGTGGTTTTAGAGGTTTGATAAAGCATCCAGCAAGGACAATTGCTAGCATCCTCCATTGACAGCATGCATTGCTGCTTGTATTTCCAATCACCTTCCTAGGCAAGGCACAGGGTTTGCTTGTTGTGAAACACCGTGAAGACTAAAGGCAAGACCACAGAAGTACAGTATAAGTCTACGTGCACCAGATGCAAGGGCAGCTCAAAGAGTGACCTTCC
This window of the Dermochelys coriacea isolate rDerCor1 chromosome 15, rDerCor1.pri.v4, whole genome shotgun sequence genome carries:
- the LOC119843760 gene encoding BRCA1-associated protein isoform X2, with amino-acid sequence MEGRKSSEASSVDDKNKRDGQTKECVEAVPDSPSKQLPDQISFFSGNPSVEIVHGIMHLYKTNKMTSLKEDVRRSAMLCILTVPATMTSHDLMKFVASFYEVIEHMKIIRDSTPNQYMVLIKFSTQADADSFYMACNGRQFNSIEEDVCQLVYVERAEVFKSEDGASLPVMDLTELPKCTVCLERMDESVNGILTTVCNHSFHSQCLQRWEDTTCPVCRYCQTPEPVEENKCFECGVQENLWICLICGHIGCGRYVSRHAYKHFEETQHTYAMQLTNHRVWDYAGDNYVHRLVASKTDGKIVQYECEGDLCQDEKIDSLQLEYSYLLTSQLESQRIYWENKIVRIEKDTAEEINNMKTKFKETIEKCDNLEHRLNNLLKEKQSVERKCVQLNNKVAKLSNELKEEQEMNKCLRANQALLQNKLKEEEKVLKETCEQKDLQITEIQEQLRDVMFYLETQQKINHLPAETRQEIQEGQINIAVASSASSPAGGMGKPPSRRGRSKRGK